The DNA region CTGGAGCATCTTTTGGCAAGAGATCATAAAGCCATTCTACGTCTTCATCTTCGGGTCGATCGTGGTCTGGATCACCGAGGAGTACTATTTCTTCGCGGGAATCATCATGTTCGCCACCCTTGTCTCTCTCGGCATCAACTTCTACAACATCGTTGGATTCTACCGCAAGATTCTGGAGCTGGCGAATGTGCGCCTCGAGGTTCGCGTGCTCAGGTCTGGCAAGGAACTCGAATCGAGCAACGAATCGATCGTGGTCGGGGACTTACTGGTCCTGCGCGAGGGGAGGGTGCCTGCCGACGGAGTAGTGCTGCGTGGGTCTGCTCTGGTCAACGAGTGCTCGCTGACAGGATAGAACCAGCCAGTGATAAAGCGGGCAGTTGACGTGCTGTAGGCCTAGGGGTCAGACAATTTCCTCTACGAGGGGACGGACTTGCTGCAGGCGAACGGCCGCCTCGTGCTCATGGTCACTGGCACCGGCTTCAACACCCTCCGCGGGTCGATGATTCGCTCGGTGATGGAACTCGAGGGCCTTTCGGAATTCTAAAAGCAGACTGTTTACCTGCTGCTGATTAGCTTTGGGCTTGGTTCTGCTCTATTCTTCGTGATGTTCGCTCTCGTCTGGGGCAGCTATTTCCCCGCTTCCGCGTGGTTCGTTGCCTACAGCGAAATCGTCACGATCGCAGTTCCGCCTTCCCTGGCCTCCTGCATCACTGCCGGCATCCTGGTCGCCGTCCACCACCTCAAAGACCAGGAAATATTCTGTATCACGCCGTCTAAAATCGCGGACGGAGGAAAAATATCACAAGTCTGTTTCGATAAGACAGGCACTCTGACTGAAATTGGAATGGTCTACTACAACTTTTTCGCAGGGGCGGACCTAGACAAGCCAGTGGGCCTGGACTTCTCCAGGGAGCAGCGGCAAGCACTCGGACTGTGCCACAGCCTCACCCTGTACGAAAATGAACTTGCGGGGGAGCCGATGGAAATTTCAGCTTTTACGGCGGCGAAAGGCAAATTATCAAGGGATAACTTAATTTTGATAGGCAGTGAGTAGTGGACAGTCATTAGGACTTTAAGCTTCGACTCGGAGTTGCTGCGGATGTCCACGATTGCGCGGCATCCACCAAACTAGCATCGCCTTTTTTGTAAGGGCTCACCCGAAAAAATTATCTAGCTGTGTATTAATGTGCCGTCGGGTTTTGAATAATCTCTCGCGACTCTGGCCAAGCGAGGACTGCGCATTCTCGCCGTGGCCTACAGATAACTCGAGCCTGAGGTCTGCCATTCGTCTACGCGGAACTAGCTGGAGGCGGGCCTGACTCTCCTCGGGCTGCTGGCCTTTGAAAATGAAGTAAAGTCGAGCAGCGTGGCAACTATCGGCTCATTACTCGAGAACGACATCTCGGTGTGCATGATAACAGGAGACAATTCTCACACTGCCACGGCCATCGCCCAACAACTCTCTCTCATTTCGTCGCTCAGCACGCCCTGCTCTCAAGTCTTTACCGGCAGTGACCTTTCGACCGTCAGACCCGAAGACCTGTCTCGGATTAAGGTGTGGGCAAGACAGTCCCCTGCTTCAAAGGCGCGCATCGTGCGGATGTACCAGAAGGCTCTTGGACGCGCTTGCATGATGGTGGGGGACGGAGCGAACGACTCGACGGCCATGAAGGTGGCAGACGTGGGCCTTTCCCTGGCTGAAAGCGAGATCAGTATCGCAGGCAACTTCATAAGCAATTTCAAATAACCCAGCAGCGCAATAATACTGCTGAAGGAGTGTCGGGCTGGGCTTTGCGTGGGCTACAACATCTTGAAGGTGACCCTCTACTACTCGATGGCGCAAACGATCTGGGTGTGCGCCTCCCGCTGCCGCTACCGCTCTCTCAAGGAGTGGTACTACTTATTCCAGGACATCTTCTACAACTTCGTGCCGATGGTGCTGCTGCCATGTTCGACCACCAGCCCAAACCTCACGCCCTCGCGGCCACCTACCAGTTTGCTCCAACCCTCCGTGATCATTTCCTTGCTCTTTTTCTTCGCCTAGACCTGCTGCTTGATATTCGCCTTCGAAAGAATTTACTGGGACTCACCCCCTGCAGAGTTCGAGACTGCTACCATGCTCTTGGTGAACACATCCCTCGGAGGCTGCATCGTAGGGGCTAACTGGACACGGCCCTGGCGGGAGGGTTCGCCTGCCTTCTATTGGTACAGCGTGCTGCTGTGGGTCATGCCTACTTGCTACGGACTCTTCGAAGTCTGGCAGGGAGAGACTCCATTCGGCAGATGCCTGCTCTGGGGCTGGGTGCTGGGAGTGTTGAACGGAGTGCTCCTGTACTGCTTCGAGCGGCAGGTGCTGTTGACTCTCGAGTTAAGCCAGGGCTCCAAAGAAGGCTGATGCACTCCCGGCACTATTTATGCGATGGAAATGGCAGATACATCAAAATTAATATGCTACACACGATCCGGCAGCTGGCCAGGTTCTCCAAGAAGGCCACCATCGCCGACACCGCCAAGGTGATCCAGGACAAGATCATGGGGCTCAGCCAGGTCAACGATGTCAAGGAGTTCGGCTCTGTGATCTCGATCGGGGACGGGATCGCCAGAGTGGTCGGGCTCAACAAGGTGCAGGCCGGCGAGATGGTCGAGTTCCGCTCCGGAGTGCGGGGCATGGCCCTCAACTTGGAGACCGACAACGTGGGTGTCGTCATCTTCGGTAACGACCGAAATATCCAGGAGGGGGACACCGTGACGAGGACTGGTGCCATCGTGGACGTGCCCATCGGAGAGGAAATGTTGGGGAGGGTGTTCGACGCCCTCGGCAACCCCATCGACGGTGAGGGCCCAGTCAATACCAGCAAGAGGAAGCGGGTGGAAATAAAGGCGCCGGGCATCATTCCCCGGAAGTCGGTCAACGAGCCGATGCAGAGCGGGCTGAAGGCGGTGGACTGCCTCGTGCCCATCGGGCGGGGCCAGCGGGAACTGATCATCGGTGACCGTCAGACCGGGAAAACTGCCATCGCCATCGACACCATCCTCAACCAAAAGAAGAACTTTGAGACCAACGAGGTGAAGCGCCAGCTGTACTGCGTGTACGTGGCCATCGGCCAAAAGCGGTCCACCGTGGCCAACATCTGCAAGACCCTCAAGGACCACGACGCCATGAAGTACACCATCGTCGTCGCCGCCACTGCCTCCGAGGCCGCGCCCCTCCAGTTCCTGGCCCCATATTCGGGCTGCGCCATTGCTGAGTTTTTCAGGGATAACGGGAAACACGCTCTCATCATCTACGACGACTTATCGAAGCAGGCGGTCGCCTACCGGCAGATGTCTCTGCTGCTCAGGCGTCCTCCCGGGCGCGAGGCCTACCCCGGAGACGTGTTCTACCTGCACTCGCGATTGCTGGAGCGGGCGGCCAAGCTGAACGACAGCTTCGGAGGCGGGTCGATGACCGCGCTGCCCGTGATCGAGACCCAGGCGGGCGACGTGTCGGCCTACATCCCGACCAACGTGATTTCGATCACCGACGGGCAGATCTTCCTTGAGACCGAGCTGTTCTACAAGGGCATCCGGCCCGCCATCAACGTGGGACTGTCCGTCAGCAGAGTCGGCTCCGCTGCCCAGATCAAGGCCATGAAGCAGGTCGCAGGCAAACTCAAGCTCGAGCTCGCCCAGTACCGAGAGGTCGCCGCCTTCGCCCAGTTCGGCTCGGATCTGGATGCGGCTACCCAGCAGCTGCTGAACCGCGGCGGGCAGCTGACTGAGCTGCTGAAGCAGAAGCAGTTCGTGCCGATGGCGGCAGAGGAGCAGGTCTGCGTGGTGTTCGCGGGAGTGCGAGGGTTCCTGGACAAGATGGTGACCAGCGAGATCTCAAAGTTCGAGGCGAAGTTCCTGACGCACATGAAGAGCAACCACGCGGGCATCCTGGAGAACATCCGGAAGTCGGGACAGCTGTCGGCGGCGGACGAGGCGGAGATGACCACCATCCTGACCGCCTTCATCCCCGAGTGCGGCTGCCAGATGAAAGCATGAACCCCCAGATCTCATCCTCAATTATAGCTGCCTAGCATCTCCTGCAGCCCCTGCACCTTCGCCTCCTGCCGCCCGCTCTCCTTCGACAGCCCCTCCACCTCCGCCAGCACCCCCTCGCAGTCCCGCCGGCTCCCCTCGTTGAACTCGCTCTGCTGCTGGAACGCCCGCACCATCGCCTGCTCCTGCTCCAGCGCCATGCCTGCGTACAGcttccggatggcttcgaggCCGGCCTCAGTGTCCTGCTTCATGGCCTGGAAGTCCTTCTGGAGGGCGGCGATGAGGGCGTGCAGCTCTCCCGAGGTCTCCTGGCTGCGGGCGATGACGCGCTTGACGGCCTCGACATGCTCGTTGGCGTTTGCAGTCATATTGTATCTAAGCCCTTATAAATCAGGTCATTAGTCCAGGCTCAGAGCCACCCCCGCGATCACCTTGTCTTCAGCCGATCCCCCCACCGGCACAGGCAGCCGCCCGATCTCTCGCTCACGGCTGCGGTCCCCGAACACGCTCACCTCAAACTCCTGTCCCCCGCTGCTCCCGTACGTCAGAGTCACGCACGGCAACTGCACGTAGTCCTCCCGGGAATCGTAGGCATCTACGATCTGGTTGCCCCTCAGAGAGGCACCCTGAAGGAGCAAATTAGACAGCTTGAGCCCTTCGCCTTTGGAAAAGCTGCAGGACAGGTGTAACTGGTCGATAGGCGTCTTTGTCGACCTGCCGCAGCGCTGGCGGTAGGCCATCAGCAGTGTGCCTGGGTTGAACAGGGTGGACAGGTTGTGCTCCTCTTTTAGCAGCCGTTTCTACCTGACGAGCTTGAGCCACCTGACGAGCCCGTTGGCCTTTGCGGCCACCTTGGTCAGGTAAAGTGCCACCTGTTAGGGCCCGTCCCACACTTGCGACCACTGAGCAGGAACCGTCCCTGCCAGCAGGCTCTTGGCCACCTTCTCAGAGTCGGATGTGAGTACGTGCTTGCCGTTAAGGACTAGGTCAAGCTCATGGACGTTCCCTGAAATTGTTGAGACCAGCAGCTCGCATTTCTGAACCTCTAGAAACACAAAAGACTCGATCGGGTCAGAAGCACGTATCTAGGCATCCTCGAGCTTGTGCCTCGGCAGGGTCTCTGCGAGCTGCTTCCAACGGCCCAGCAGCGGGTTCAGCAGCTTGGCCCACACCGCCTTAGAGAATCGCAGCTCCGAAGAAGTCGGGAGCTGCAGGTTCCTCAGGATTTTGAGCAGCTGGTCGGAGGCAAGCCTTTGCACGGCTTTGTCTGCATTGCTCGGCAGCCCGAAGTTCTCTGGGTCATCCTTCTCAGCGAGGCCGAGGATAAGCTTTTTGGCTCCATCAAATGACAACGATTTGGTGACCGACAAGTTCGGCATCAGAGCCTTGCCCCCGAGCACCTCGTCATTGAAGAACTTGCGGATGTAGCACTGCAGAATGGCAAGGTCTGCGCTCGTGTCGATCCTGCCGCCGTAGATGGCCTCCTGGAGTAGACCCCTGAGAGCATTCCAGTCCTTCGCCCGGTCGCTATCCGCAATCGTCCATGCTGCTCGGAGGTCGCCCGGCCCGAATTCATAAAACTTGCTCCACCCCTGCGGAATGAACGTCCTGCGCTCTTGCAGCACGGCGTGGAAGAAGGCGATGACGAACTTTAGGCCCAGCTTCCCGTCGTTGTCCTTGAACTCAGCCCGTGAGAGGTTCCTCTTGAGCCCAGGCGGGGCCTCGTAGTACACCTTGGTGCAGTTCTAGAGCAGCACCGGGTTGAACGAGTGGTGCGCCTCCGTGGTCAAGAAGATTCTGAAGCTCTCCTTGACTGGCAGAGCGCGAATGACCTTTTCAAGCTGGCTGAGAAAGGGGACGACGAGGTGCAGATTCTTAAGGACCACCCACTTTCCGGCTTCTGCCCTCCTTGCAGCATTTCCACTGCCAGCTCATTCTGACCGCCTCCCATCGACATCTGCACAAGCTGCCGGCCCTTGCGCTGAGCCTCTTCTTCGATCTCCTTGGTGGGGTCGAAGCCGGGCGTGGTGATGAACAGGACGGCCTTTTTGTCTGCAGCCAGCTATTTGACACTGATTTCCTTGCCTTGATGTTGGGGATGGCGAGCAGTCTGCTAGCGAACCCCTCGAGCGCGGCCACCAGCCTTTCGGGCTTGAACACCTTGATCACTAGAATCATTTGAAAGGTCGTCAGCTTTGTTGACAAAGTTCCTTGCTCAGCCTCGGGGGTGGGGTGTGCGAGCCAGGCCTCCCACTCTGAGTTGTCGAATCGAACACTCTGAAAGGCGGGCAGCTCGCACAGCTGGTCGAAGGCTGCCTGCGACTGGGTGTCCTTGCACCAGCCGGGCAGCCTCTGCCTGGCAGGGTTCGTGTTTGAGACGCCGATCAGGAAGTCAAACTCGCCGGGGCCGAACTGGGTAGGGTTGAGTGCGTGGGCCAGGCTGACGGCGAACACCAGGCGGTCCTCCTTGAGCATGGCGGGGGCGGTGGCATTGACCAGAATGCAGGTCAGCTTCTTCTGGATGTCTTCGTTGGTCTGGGAAATAGTCTTGAGAGATTCTTGAACAGGTCGGTGAAGAAGGACAGCGAGAACCGGTACATCGGGTTGACTTTCTCCTGGCTGGCCAGGGTCAGGAACATAGAGGCGCCCGACTCCGCCAGCGGCCTGAAAGCCTCCCGCTGCTGGTCGAGCTCGGCCTGCAGGCGGGACCCTTCCTCCAGCGCCTTCTTGATCACCTCGCTCTTCTCCTTCGAGTCGTTCAGGGAGGCGAGCAGTTCGTCGTTCTCGAGGATGTTGCCAGTCGATGAGGCCAGCAGCTCCAGCAGCTTGTCCTCGATGCCGGCCATGTCGACCTTCATCAACTCTTCCTTCTCCACCAGCTCTGCTTTCTGCTTCTCCACCTCGGGGTAGTATTCGTTAATGACCTGGGAGAGCAGCTTGGACTCGAGGCCGGACCTGGTCACCGTGAAGTTCAGAACCTGCAGCGCCGCCAGGTGGTAGGTCTGCAGCTAGATCTGCACGTTTCGGGTCGTGAGGATCAGTCTGAAGTCCTCGCTCCAGTCGACCACCTTGTCCCCCACGCGGACCAGGGACCTGGCACCCTGGCGAGTCAGGTCCTTGCGCAGGA from Hippocampus zosterae strain Florida unplaced genomic scaffold, ASM2543408v3 HiC_scaffold_423, whole genome shotgun sequence includes:
- the LOC127595198 gene encoding ATP synthase subunit alpha, mitochondrial-like — encoded protein: MLHTIRQLARFSKKATIADTAKVIQDKIMGLSQVNDVKEFGSVISIGDGIARVVGLNKVQAGEMVEFRSGVRGMALNLETDNVGVVIFGNDRNIQEGDTVTRTGAIVDVPIGEEMLGRVFDALGNPIDGEGPVNTSKRKRVEIKAPGIIPRKSVNEPMQSGLKAVDCLVPIGRGQRELIIGDRQTGKTAIAIDTILNQKKNFETNEVKRQLYCVYVAIGQKRSTVANICKTLKDHDAMKYTIVVAATASEAAPLQFLAPYSGCAIAEFFRDNGKHALIIYDDLSKQAVAYRQMSLLLRRPPGREAYPGDVFYLHSRLLERAAKLNDSFGGGSMTALPVIETQAGDVSAYIPTNVISITDGQIFLETELFYKGIRPAINVGLSVSRVGSAAQIKAMKQVAGKLKLELAQYREVAAFAQFGSDLDAATQQLLNRGGQLTELLKQKQFVPMAAEEQVCVVFAGVRGFLDKMVTSEISKFEAKFLTHMKSNHAGILENIRKSGQLSAADEAEMTTILTAFIPECGCQMKA